The Haloferax marinisediminis nucleotide sequence ACTTCATCGCTGCGCAGCAGGCACCGATTGGAGGGTGGACCTACCGTGTTCCGGCATCGAGTTCTCACCTCTCGATGGACAACCATCACAACGGGTTCATCCTCGACGCGTTCCTCCGGTACAGAGACGTCTGTGGTTCGTCGAGATACGACGAAACCATCGAACGTGGCCTCGAATTTTACCGCAGTGACCTGTTCGACGCAGACGGCGCACCAAACTGGGACGAATCGAAATCGTATCCACGAGACATCCACGCCGCTGCAACTGCCATCGCCGTCTTCACTGCCGCTGGTGACCTTCAGATGGCCGGCCGAATCCTCGACTGGACGATCGAGAACCTCTATGCAGGTAACGGCCGATTCTACTACCGCAAGCACAAGTTGTACACGGTCAAGACGACGCTAATGCGCTGGGCACAAGCGTGGATGGCGTACGCGATGTCCGAGTACCTGAATGCCGTCGCACGTGAAGAGGGCTACCAACTCGGTGTCGACCGCCCCGTGTACGAACCGCCAGTATCGGCACGCTAGACGAAAAACAGATGCTGAATTCGGGTTAGATGCCCCCTGCTTCTGCGGCTTGTTCCATTTCGGCAGGGATGGTCATGTTTCGCGCGCTGTAGGCGAGCAGTGCCATCGAAACGCCGTTTACGAGCAGGTTTACTCCGAATAACAGACCAACGGCCCACAGTGCAGTCGATGGGAACCCTGCCCAGAGCATCACGGCGAGGAGGATCCCGATGACGCCACTCACGATGGCCAAGAACCAGTTCGGTTCACCACGGAGACGGAACCCCATCACGGTCTGAATCACTCCGCTAACCAGTAAGTACGCGATGACGAGGAGGGTCAGCGTCACCAGTCCGAAGACTGGGTTGAGAAGCAGAATCACGCCGGCGGCAAGCGTGACGACACCGAGGATGAGTTGCCAAACTGCGCCGGTCCACCTTCTCGCTCTGAATATCCCGACGAAGTCGAGAATCCCCGTTGCGATGAGGAAGAGACCGATGAGGAGCGATAGCGAGACGCCCGTCACGAACGGCGCGAACATCGCGAGGACGCCGATGAGGGCGATGACGGCGCCTGCGACGACCAGCCACCGCCAGTTCGTCTGTACCGTGTTCGGCATCGATTCTGCTGAGCCGGATGTTGGAGAGTCGGTCGTTTCAGAACTCATATCGACAGGATATTTCGCCGTATAGGAGAATAAACAATTTTCACGGGTGCTGTGAAATTCTCGGGGACAACGTAAGTCGTCTGGTTACGACGTTCCTGTTACTGTGGAGACGAGACGTTCAGAGACGGTTCGACCGAGGCCGAAAAACGGTGGTAGAACACTGTTCAGTCAGTGTAGCTATTCACGTGATATCGGCGCCACATAGCCGCTGTAATACGATTATGGTGATGGAGTGAACATACGACTCTGAACGAATATTCTGGGCCAAAGTATGATTCACTTATTATGAAATTCATGTAACACGTGAATGGTATTGATTATCCGTCACGTGGAATTGACGTTCGCAATGAGTAGTAGTTTGATAGTGCTCGCGTTTGACACTCTAGAAGGTGCCAAAGAGGCGCGTGACGAGTTGTACGACCTACAGAAGCAGGAACTAATTCAATTGGACGACGCGGCGGTCGTCGTCCGGAAAGAAAATGGGAAGGTGAAGGTAGACCAAGCAGTGAGTCTGGTTGGAACTGGTGCGCTCGGTGGAGCGTTCTGGGGGATGCTCATTGGCCTCCTCTTCCTCGCCCCGTGGCTTGGACTGGCAGTCGGTGCAGTAACAGGTGCGCTCTCCGGAAAATTTGCTGACTATGGTATCGACGACGACTTCATCAAAGAGGTAGGCGACACAATCGAACCCGGTCACTCTGCGTTGTTCCTCCTCGTTCGCAGTGCACAGGGTGAACGCGTCGTCCCCGAACTCGAATCGCTCGCGCCCAAGGTTCTCCGGACGAACCTCTCACCGGAACAAGAAGACCAGCTTCGCGAGGCGTTCGGTCAGGAACCAACCGCTGCATAATCGAGAACTAGTTCTCTTTTTGATGCCACTTACAATAGTCGTGAGTACCGTAATATTCCTGTGGACCCGCCGATGACCCGACGAGTCGTAGACCTGAGACTGTCCCGGGAACGAGCAGGCCTGTGGGCCCTCGTCTTGGTTCTGTTTGGGTTGGTCGTGTACGTCGGGTGGCGGTTCGTCGGCGCGTTCGTCCTCGGACTGTTCCTCTACTACGTGACGCGTCCGATTCACGTACGTATCAGTCACCGTGTCCCACAACGAACACTCTCTGTGACGTTGGCACTCGTCAGCGTTGCCATCCCTGTGTTAGCGTTGGTCGTGTGGACGGCCACTGTCGCGATTCGGGGGATTCGCGATTTGCTCGGGACGAACGGAACTGCACAACCAATCCCAGGGCTCGACACAGTCCCCACACTGGCAGACCTCACCGAATTCAGTGAAGAAACGCTCCGTGCACTCATCACCGACCCATCTGGGTTGTTGACAAATGGATTTGGACAGAGTCTCCTCGGCGTGTTGGATACCATCTCGGGTTCACTGGCAGTCGTGGTGAACGCCGGCCTCCAGATGTTCATCGCGCTCATCGTCGTGTTCTTCCTCCTTCGAGACGATTACCGAGTCGCGGCGTGGGCCCGTTCGACGTTGGTCAAAGACGGAAGCGTCATCGAATCGTATCTCAAGGCCGTCGACCGTGACCTCACGCAAGTGTACTTTGGGAACATCCTCAACGCCGTCATCACGGGTGCACTCGGCGCAGCAACGTACACCGTCCTCAATCTCGTCGCCCCAGAGACTGTCCGAATCCCCGAACCAGCACTGGTCGGGCTACTGACTGGTGTCGGGAGTCTCATTCCTGTCATCGGTATCAAAATCGTCTGGGTCCCAGTTGGGCTGATACTGCTGGCCGACGCGCTCATAACGGACCCGTCTGCGCTCTGGTTCGTCGCCTTGTTCGCCATCGTCTCTGTCGTCATCGTTGACACGCTGCCGGACCAACTCCTCCGACCGTACGTCTCAGGTCGGTCGCTTCACGTGGGTGCAGTCATGTTAGCGTACACGATTGGTCCACTCCTCTTCGGGTGGTACGGGGTGTTCTTAGGGCCGCTTCTGCTCATCGCCGTCGTCGAGTGTGCGCGGCACGTTCTCCCAGCAGTCGTCGGCGGAACGCCTGCTACGGGAGAGACGTTCGTGGAGCCGGAGGATTTAGACGAACTCACAGCGGAACCGACATCGAATCCCGACGAAAACGACGGTGGAAGTCCAACACGTTCGGGTGGCCCTGAAGACGACCAAGACGGGTCAGTCGTCTCAGACTAACGTGGCCAACTGAACTGTCGCAGTTGTGTTCTGTCTCTGTCGCACCGAGATGAGGATGCTTCAAAATACGATATATCCTGTAGAATCGTGGATATTGTCATCTAATAATTCAGAATTTGAATGTCAATCGATGTAGACTACAAACAAACGATGAATAAGTATTTGTACGACCCTCGTCCACGGGTTGGTATGTCACGACAAGCACCCCCAGAAGACCCCCGCGCTGAGACTCGTATCACGTGCGACCGTACAGAGGGGTACAACGTCAAACCGGGTGCTCACTACTACGAGTTCTGTCCGTTCTGTGGGCACCGGACTGACGAAGGTGAGAGCCACGAGATTCGGATTGACATCCGAAACTAACCGGGTACTCACCACGGGTACACACTCGTTTTATTTGGTGGACGTCTCAGCAGTTCTGAGCAGAGGCACTGACCACTCGCCGCCTCTTGAATCGTCCAGTTGGATGGACCGTCGTGAGAATTCGCTTACGTAGCTGAATCCGCCAGTTAGCGATAAGACTGGAATGATGCCTGTCTCCAGTGTCGAACAGCGTGCTTCATCCCTTCACACCTATCAGAAACTGTAGAATCGGTGACTGTCACTACCAGCACACATTCAGGATTACGCACGTATCGTTGTAATGGTGTGGGGTGTCGTCCGGCTGGGAATACTTCTGCACGAGAACACCGTACTGAACCGATGCGTATAGTCGTTCGAAGACTCAAACCGTGTCTCCTCACGGATGGTGCGCGAAAGCGTATGAAATCACACGTGTCATCTCTCTCCCAGATTTATTATCTCAGAGGTTGTATACGTTTCATGCGTCTCGTTCAGGTGTTGATACCCGAAGGTACACGAGAGAGCGTTCTCAACGCACTCGACGACCAGGGTGTCGACTACGCTGTCTTTCAGGAGGTCGGTCGAGGGGATTTCGAAGCGATGGTACAGTTCCCCGTCCCCCCCAGTGGTGTCGAAACGGTGATGGATAAACTGACCGAGGCCGGGATTCGAGAGGACTCCTACACGATCGTCCTCCCGACAGAGACCGTCGTCTCACAGCGACTCTCTGCGCTGGTCGAACGATTCCCCGGTCTACGAATCTCTCGTGAAGAACTATACGCGCGAGCACAGGACCTCGCACCGGCGAACTCGACTTTTTTCGCCTTCTTGATTCTGAGTACGATTATCGCGACAACGGGTCTCTTACTTGACTCCGCCGCGACTATCATCGGTGCGATGGTCGTTGCACCGTTGATGGGCCCCGCCATCTCTGCGAGTGTTGGGACGATTCTCAACGACCAGCAGATGACTCGCCGTGGGGTCACCCTTCAGGTAACGGGACTCCTCGCTGCCATCGCGACTGCCGCTATCATGGGCGTACTTCTCCAGCAAACGATTCTCATTCCACCTCAACTCGACATCACGTCGATTCCACAAGTCGCAGAGCGGACGAGTCCGAACTTCTTGTCGCTCTTCCTCGCGCTCGGT carries:
- a CDS encoding HdeD family acid-resistance protein; this translates as MSSETTDSPTSGSAESMPNTVQTNWRWLVVAGAVIALIGVLAMFAPFVTGVSLSLLIGLFLIATGILDFVGIFRARRWTGAVWQLILGVVTLAAGVILLLNPVFGLVTLTLLVIAYLLVSGVIQTVMGFRLRGEPNWFLAIVSGVIGILLAVMLWAGFPSTALWAVGLLFGVNLLVNGVSMALLAYSARNMTIPAEMEQAAEAGGI
- a CDS encoding AI-2E family transporter — protein: MTRRVVDLRLSRERAGLWALVLVLFGLVVYVGWRFVGAFVLGLFLYYVTRPIHVRISHRVPQRTLSVTLALVSVAIPVLALVVWTATVAIRGIRDLLGTNGTAQPIPGLDTVPTLADLTEFSEETLRALITDPSGLLTNGFGQSLLGVLDTISGSLAVVVNAGLQMFIALIVVFFLLRDDYRVAAWARSTLVKDGSVIESYLKAVDRDLTQVYFGNILNAVITGALGAATYTVLNLVAPETVRIPEPALVGLLTGVGSLIPVIGIKIVWVPVGLILLADALITDPSALWFVALFAIVSVVIVDTLPDQLLRPYVSGRSLHVGAVMLAYTIGPLLFGWYGVFLGPLLLIAVVECARHVLPAVVGGTPATGETFVEPEDLDELTAEPTSNPDENDGGSPTRSGGPEDDQDGSVVSD
- a CDS encoding DUF1269 domain-containing protein, which gives rise to MSSSLIVLAFDTLEGAKEARDELYDLQKQELIQLDDAAVVVRKENGKVKVDQAVSLVGTGALGGAFWGMLIGLLFLAPWLGLAVGAVTGALSGKFADYGIDDDFIKEVGDTIEPGHSALFLLVRSAQGERVVPELESLAPKVLRTNLSPEQEDQLREAFGQEPTAA